The genome window TATACTCTACATCAAATGAAAGCGTCTTGAAAAGCTCCTCAGGAAGAAATATTATTCCTGAGGGAATGGGAGCTCCCAAGAACTTATGAAAGTCCACGCTCAAGGTAAATGCAAAATTTCTTGAATTGAGCCAGTTGATTATTCTGGAGTAATTGCTCCGATCAATGAATGGAAATGTGAAGCCTCCAAAAGCTGCATCTATATGAATTGGGATATCGCTATTTTCATCTATCAGCTCCCTGGGATCCTCTACGCTACCAAGCTCAGTTGTTCCCATCGTGAGCACGATCCCCGTTTTTTCGATATTATTCTTTTTCAATTCAAAGGCCTTGCCCTTTCCCGAAGCATCCGTGGGGAAAGTTATCTCTTTGAGATTGAGCAGTTTGGCTGCCTTCGAGATGCTATAGTGTGCCAGATCTGTATGAAGCACCTCTCGGATGCCTAGTGCTTCCCTAAAAGTATATAGAGCAAGAATGTTTGATTCTGTCCCTCCACTTGTTATAATTCCCTTCAAATTTTCAGGGAGGCTCAAGAGCCTTCTCGTCTCCTCTATAAGCTTATCTGTAATTTGCTGCAAGCTCTTGAATAGGGTTGGGTCTCCCAGATTTTTCGATATAAAGTGGACAACAACTTTGATAGCTTCAGGAGGAGGGGGTGTAGTCATTGAACCCAAGACTTCGCCGCTTTCATGCCTTGGATCCTCTTGCGACAAGTTGTATATCCATTCTATTATGTTATCTTTATCCAAAATTGTTATCACCCCAGTACAGGGCTAGAAGCTTATAGAGATCACAAGTTTAAAAAAGGTTAAATCGGCTTAATCTTGAGATATGGAAATAGAAGCTGTATTATCCCTAGTCCTAGCAGCAAGATAAGTATGGATAAAGCTATGTAGGAAGTTTTCAGTTTCATCTTCTGGTCGGAGCTACTGCCATCAGAGAAAAGCGCTGATATTAGCCTTCCATAATAGAAGCTGGAAATTCCGCTGTTTATTATTGCAATGAGGACTAATACCAGACTATATGAAATTGCTGATTCGAACAAATACAGCTTTCCCCAAAACCCTATGAGAGGTGGAAGTCCCAGGAGACTTAGGAGAAACAGTGCGAGAGATGCTGTGCTGGAAGAATCGCTCTTGTATAGACCCTTAATTTTTTCATATTGAGCAGCAATCCCCAGCTCTCCAGAAAAAAGAAATGCTCCTGATTTCGATAGACCATACCCAATCGTTTGAACAGCAATTCCTCCAGAAGCAAGATAAATTAGCTGTTCATCTCCTGTTGAAGCACCGTATAGCATGCCTACTACTCCGACGAGAATGTATCCGATCTGAGCTATGCTGCTGTATGCGAGAATTCTGGGGAATATGTTCGTTGTAAGGGCAGCTATATTCCCAAAAGTCATGGTGAGAATGCTTATGGCAGCAATGAATAATATTAGTTGGTAGCTTGGGCCTATATAGAACGTATAGTATATCATTCTTGTGAAGCCAAGAATTGCTCCCATTTTAGCGACTCCTGTTATGAGTGCTATGGCCTTCCCTTCAGCAGAGGAATAGACGTCTGGCATCCACCATTGAAAGGGAACGATCCCTAGCTTGAAGCCAACACCTGCTATCAGGAATGCTGATGCTAACAACAGAAGCTTTCCACTGCCATACCAGCTTGCTGAATATATGTTGTCTCCTGGCAAGTAGATGCCTGTGCCAAGCCACATAACTATGAAAACTGTAGACATAGCACCCATAAGAGCATACTTTATGGAAGCATCCGATGAAGTCTTTGTTTTACTCGCCGCTATAGCAGTATAGGATGAAATGCTCAAAAGAAGCCAAGCAGAAATGAAGAGAGCTATGGATGATGATGTGGCGAGCAAAAAGCTACCGAGCATTACCATGAAGCTAGATGATGAGAAGATTGCCATCTTCTGAGGACTGGAAAACTCAAGTGCAGTTGATGAGAGAACCAACTGAAGTATGAATGCCCCGAACATCATTGGGATAACTGCGAAGCCGTCATATACAATTATCCCGTTGAGGGCAGAGGAAAATTGGGATGTGATTGTTAGATAAGATATGTAGGATACGGCTCCTAGCTCCAGCAGTCCGAAGATCAGGGAGAGCATGACAATTTTCTTCCTGTCTCCATTAAATGCGAATCCCTGGAGTAAAATTAATACGGATGCTATTACGGGAATACCTATGACAGCTAGAGCACCAATATTATTCATGTTCATCATGATAACCACCTCACACAATCAGTAGCAATATGACCATGATTATCAGTCCAGCAATGAAGTAGAGAAGGTACGAGTAGAAATCACCGGTTAGAGGCTTTCTAAATCTTCTGCTAATTTCTCCTATTCCCCTTGGAAGCGAGTAATCGATGAGAAGATCCAAGCCCCTCTCAAAAAATCTATAGGTTCCTTCTCCAATCTTCAAAAATGCCAGACCTATATTGTAATAGAGCACATTGATTATCCATCTGTTCTCCAAAAATCCATTCAGAATGGGAAAAGATGAACAGATCTTCTTGGAATCTATTAGTCTGAAAGCATAAGCGGAGATGGAGAGGAGTATTCCAATTATAACAATAATTGTAGATAGAAGCACGGCAGAGATTTCTTCGGCTCCTATTACTGAAGTTGAGTGAGTGAAGGACTGCGATAGGAATTCGACCATCTTCTCACCGAAGAGAGGCCAAGCTACTCCAAGCCCAATCGAAAGCACTGCTAATATTCCATATGTAGATAGCACATATACAGGTGGTTCATGAACTTCCACTTCTTCCTTCCCTGGAAATCTGTAGCTGTACAAAAGGTATCTGGTTGAATAGAAAGCAGTGAAAAGAACAGTTATAATCAAGAGAGCCGTTGGTATGAATATTCCAGTGGATATATAGCTTTGAACGAGGGAGTCCTTTGTCCAGAACCCCAAGAATGGAGGAAGGCCTGC of Fervidicoccaceae archaeon contains these proteins:
- a CDS encoding aminotransferase class V-fold PLP-dependent enzyme; its protein translation is MDKDNIIEWIYNLSQEDPRHESGEVLGSMTTPPPPEAIKVVVHFISKNLGDPTLFKSLQQITDKLIEETRRLLSLPENLKGIITSGGTESNILALYTFREALGIREVLHTDLAHYSISKAAKLLNLKEITFPTDASGKGKAFELKKNNIEKTGIVLTMGTTELGSVEDPRELIDENSDIPIHIDAAFGGFTFPFIDRSNYSRIINWLNSRNFAFTLSVDFHKFLGAPIPSGIIFLPEELFKTLSFDVEYILSGKQFGLLGTRPGFSSPAALATLAYYGEDGIASMSNRAYNDALWFLSEAERMRVGKAVNRPDVPIACLSTDEEIDARKLIEELAELKLYVYRGAKCRGIRTVVMPHVTRKHLEELLKGIERAIQREKK
- a CDS encoding proton-conducting transporter membrane subunit codes for the protein MMNMNNIGALAVIGIPVIASVLILLQGFAFNGDRKKIVMLSLIFGLLELGAVSYISYLTITSQFSSALNGIIVYDGFAVIPMMFGAFILQLVLSSTALEFSSPQKMAIFSSSSFMVMLGSFLLATSSSIALFISAWLLLSISSYTAIAASKTKTSSDASIKYALMGAMSTVFIVMWLGTGIYLPGDNIYSASWYGSGKLLLLASAFLIAGVGFKLGIVPFQWWMPDVYSSAEGKAIALITGVAKMGAILGFTRMIYYTFYIGPSYQLILFIAAISILTMTFGNIAALTTNIFPRILAYSSIAQIGYILVGVVGMLYGASTGDEQLIYLASGGIAVQTIGYGLSKSGAFLFSGELGIAAQYEKIKGLYKSDSSSTASLALFLLSLLGLPPLIGFWGKLYLFESAISYSLVLVLIAIINSGISSFYYGRLISALFSDGSSSDQKMKLKTSYIALSILILLLGLGIIQLLFPYLKIKPI